From one Acidobacteriota bacterium genomic stretch:
- the rfbB gene encoding dTDP-glucose 4,6-dehydratase, with protein sequence MQNLLVTGGCGFIGSNFIRYLLEESEFTGRVINLDVLTYAGNPENLAGLAMRFPERYLFVQADICDAAKVAEVFDSHQIDAVCHFAAESHVDRSIVNPGAFIQTNVVGTYTLLEAARQRTDRISLFHHVSTDEVYGSLGDEGFFTEDTPYRPTSPYSASKASSDHLVRAYCKTYGLPVTISNCSNNYGPYHFPEKLIPLMILNALEGKPLPVYGDGRNVRDWLYVRDHCTAIWTVMNRGRCGQTYNIGGHNEIRNLAVVETICTLLDEMVEPLPIGPRSNLITFVKDRPGHDWRYAIDSTKIQQELNWTPAESFETGIHKTIRWYLENRTWVDRVRSGEYQTWMATQYGVTK encoded by the coding sequence ATGCAAAACCTGCTTGTGACTGGTGGATGCGGCTTCATCGGAAGCAATTTTATTCGATATCTGCTTGAAGAATCAGAGTTTACCGGGCGTGTGATCAATCTTGACGTACTCACTTACGCCGGAAATCCGGAAAACCTGGCCGGTCTGGCAATGCGGTTTCCAGAGCGCTACCTGTTTGTTCAGGCTGATATTTGTGATGCCGCTAAAGTGGCCGAAGTTTTTGACAGTCACCAGATTGATGCGGTCTGTCACTTTGCCGCCGAATCACACGTTGACCGCTCGATTGTCAATCCGGGGGCGTTCATCCAGACCAATGTCGTCGGCACCTACACCTTGCTTGAAGCCGCCCGTCAGCGCACAGACCGGATTTCACTTTTTCATCACGTCAGCACTGACGAAGTCTATGGCAGTCTCGGCGACGAAGGCTTTTTCACGGAAGATACCCCCTATCGTCCGACCAGCCCTTATTCAGCTTCCAAAGCCAGTTCGGACCATCTGGTTCGGGCCTATTGTAAAACCTACGGGTTGCCAGTGACGATTTCGAACTGTTCCAACAATTACGGCCCCTATCATTTCCCGGAAAAACTGATTCCGCTGATGATTCTCAACGCGCTCGAAGGCAAGCCGTTGCCAGTGTATGGCGATGGTCGCAATGTGCGCGATTGGCTCTATGTCCGCGACCATTGCACGGCAATCTGGACGGTGATGAATCGAGGACGATGCGGACAGACCTACAACATCGGCGGCCACAATGAAATCCGAAACTTGGCCGTGGTCGAGACCATCTGCACATTGCTAGATGAAATGGTTGAGCCGTTGCCCATCGGACCACGCTCCAATTTAATTACCTTTGTCAAAGACCGACCCGGTCACGACTGGCGCTACGCGATTGATTCAACCAAAATTCAACAGGAATTAAATTGGACGCCCGCTGAGTCGTTCGAAACCGGCATCCACAAAACCATCAGGTGGTATTTGGAAAACCGCACCTGGGTTGACCGCGTCCGCAGTGGTGAATACCAAACCTGGATGGCGACCCAGTATGGAGTGACAAAATGA
- a CDS encoding DUF4384 domain-containing protein, whose amino-acid sequence MRRTSLLWMVVVLVIGLFGPLGLAQDTSQTNEETDEGVRSAFLVTRKKPATPPVTKGKRPPKIGFPLSVPRLGLGISLYARLRGNPTGMAVRVDPSQIFQAGDALRFVLEPNTNGFVYVFYRENDGEPVMLYPDVRLSRGLNQILAHVPMELPSSRELNPQLQWFYFGNKPAIERLYFVVARAPLPGIPIGNELLAYCQQFPAACPWKPPLAAWQQLEGYLSSIPKQMSKLTRLGQSLTAGEGLAIQRDFGLKPTDPDPSLIQINTFADASLLIAQVNLVHQ is encoded by the coding sequence ATGCGGCGCACATCTTTATTGTGGATGGTTGTGGTACTGGTGATTGGACTGTTTGGTCCCCTGGGGCTGGCTCAGGATACGTCTCAAACTAATGAGGAGACAGATGAGGGCGTGCGAAGTGCGTTTTTAGTAACCCGGAAAAAACCGGCTACACCGCCTGTTACAAAGGGGAAGCGTCCACCTAAAATCGGATTTCCGCTCTCTGTGCCGCGCCTGGGACTTGGAATTTCGCTCTATGCCAGATTGCGGGGAAATCCGACGGGAATGGCCGTTCGGGTTGATCCATCCCAGATTTTCCAGGCGGGTGACGCGTTACGGTTTGTCCTGGAGCCCAATACCAATGGTTTTGTGTATGTTTTTTACCGCGAAAATGACGGTGAACCGGTGATGCTGTATCCGGATGTTCGACTCAGTCGCGGATTGAACCAGATTCTGGCGCATGTCCCAATGGAGTTGCCTTCGAGTCGCGAGCTAAACCCTCAACTGCAATGGTTTTATTTTGGCAATAAACCGGCCATTGAACGCCTGTATTTTGTCGTGGCACGTGCGCCACTTCCGGGAATCCCGATTGGAAATGAATTACTGGCCTATTGTCAGCAATTTCCAGCCGCCTGTCCGTGGAAGCCTCCGCTGGCCGCCTGGCAGCAACTCGAAGGCTATTTGAGTAGTATTCCCAAACAAATGAGCAAATTAACCCGCCTGGGCCAGTCACTGACGGCTGGCGAAGGTCTGGCAATTCAGCGCGACTTCGGTTTGAAGCCAACCGACCCGGATCCGTCGCTGATTCAAATCAATACTTTTGCGGATGCCTCGTTGCTTATCGCCCAGGTGAATCTGGTGCATCAGTGA
- a CDS encoding protein kinase: MLALQSLLQNRYRIESLLGKGGMGAVYRATDTRLSNVVALKETLFQDERLRRAFEREAKLLAGLFHPALPKVSDYFSEGDGVFLVMAYVPGEDLQQMAERQPGPFPLSQVLDWADQILDVLEYLHTQQPPIIHRDIKPANLKLTPEGRIILLDFGMARGGGGSSVAGYSVNYAPPEQIDQISTDARSDLYALGATLWHLLSGESPPNSVTRAMTVANGEPDPMLPVHRLNPGVPQEISGILQQAMALDRERRPASAKVMRQMFREAAQPVLAKQSAKTLIPGGVGPTQLPGTRMALKVETPPPLAATQMAETIESPVFHPQPAPVGYQSPPVSDFQPIQPEGPPPIIGSFQPPAGSAVHHRANRSLLWAGVVAVLAIAGSFLAYRYIAGNAEGSGGITGNVRGEVVALTLEVDQGGKTRKTTDEITFKADEVFKFKLTPVRDGYLYLVAPGEDKTQTTFLTSQPAIDTGLTTNRLLANQEFEFPAGKEHWIGLRDDSPTTRFTIILSPTQLKEPKFFARESGTALTAGEVKTFDEFCQTNQVQLKRTIEDESVIRLALPESREAGKPIVFEIEIKREK, from the coding sequence ATGCTTGCACTCCAATCGCTTCTGCAAAATCGGTATCGGATTGAATCCTTGCTCGGGAAAGGTGGCATGGGGGCCGTATATCGAGCCACTGATACCAGACTCAGCAACGTGGTGGCGCTCAAAGAGACCCTGTTTCAGGACGAGCGTTTACGGCGGGCGTTTGAACGCGAAGCCAAACTCCTGGCGGGACTGTTTCACCCGGCACTTCCAAAGGTCAGTGACTATTTCAGCGAAGGCGACGGTGTTTTTCTGGTGATGGCTTATGTTCCAGGCGAAGATTTGCAGCAAATGGCCGAACGCCAGCCGGGACCGTTCCCACTGAGTCAGGTGCTTGACTGGGCGGATCAGATTCTGGACGTGCTCGAATATCTTCACACTCAACAGCCGCCGATTATTCATCGCGACATCAAGCCCGCCAATTTAAAGTTGACTCCTGAAGGTCGGATCATCCTGCTTGATTTTGGAATGGCCCGAGGCGGTGGCGGCAGCAGCGTCGCTGGATATTCCGTCAATTATGCGCCGCCAGAACAAATTGATCAGATCAGCACCGATGCCCGGAGCGACCTCTATGCACTTGGCGCCACGCTCTGGCATTTGCTTTCAGGGGAATCTCCGCCCAATTCAGTAACGCGGGCGATGACCGTGGCCAATGGCGAGCCGGATCCAATGCTTCCGGTTCATCGGCTCAACCCAGGAGTTCCACAGGAGATTTCGGGAATCTTGCAACAGGCGATGGCCCTGGATCGGGAGCGCCGCCCGGCCTCAGCCAAAGTGATGCGTCAGATGTTTCGTGAGGCGGCACAGCCAGTTTTAGCTAAACAGTCAGCCAAAACATTGATTCCTGGTGGGGTAGGGCCTACGCAGCTACCCGGAACCCGAATGGCGCTCAAAGTTGAAACGCCACCGCCACTGGCTGCCACTCAAATGGCCGAAACCATTGAATCACCAGTCTTTCATCCTCAGCCAGCGCCAGTTGGGTATCAATCGCCGCCAGTTTCAGATTTCCAACCGATCCAGCCGGAAGGTCCACCACCGATCATTGGATCTTTCCAACCACCAGCCGGATCTGCGGTTCATCATCGGGCAAATCGCAGTTTGTTGTGGGCCGGAGTAGTGGCTGTACTGGCAATTGCTGGTTCGTTTCTTGCCTATCGGTACATTGCGGGAAATGCTGAGGGAAGTGGCGGGATAACCGGGAATGTTCGAGGTGAGGTCGTCGCCCTGACATTGGAAGTTGATCAGGGTGGAAAAACTCGGAAAACAACCGATGAAATAACTTTCAAAGCCGACGAAGTGTTTAAGTTTAAATTGACTCCGGTTCGTGATGGATATCTCTATCTGGTTGCACCTGGGGAAGATAAAACCCAAACAACGTTTTTGACGTCACAACCGGCAATTGATACGGGACTGACGACTAATCGTTTGCTGGCGAACCAGGAATTTGAATTCCCAGCCGGAAAAGAGCATTGGATTGGGCTTCGAGATGACAGCCCGACAACCCGGTTCACGATAATTCTTTCGCCAACCCAGTTGAAAGAGCCAAAGTTTTTCGCCAGGGAATCTGGAACCGCACTGACTGCGGGAGAAGTCAAAACTTTTGACGAGTTTTGTCAGACAAATCAGGTGCAACTCAAGCGAACCATTGAAGATGAGTCTGTCATTCGATTGGCGTTGCCTGAATCCAGGGAGGCTGGAAAACCGATTGTGTTTGAGATTGAGATAAAACGTGAAAAGTAA
- a CDS encoding caspase family protein yields MRTHTRLLIAIVSLLLVVPFAVASIRPGEIQELPFLVMFPELNTTQFVPPQIPIPHTRLTRLEVLIPKPLADQVTYGGIFLSINGQAANRILDKVNTPAGKLMKIDLRRLPGFLLREGKNSIEVLAELADGREVYNACVISTPYGLSGVGIPKPGSSVVQFTGQKYALVIGISRYLHGNSLKFADADARAFRDFLLSRQGGSFRPENILLIENESATLGGIQQALETVVKQVTSDDLLVFFLAGHGGPDPGSRKTRYFMTYDTGQDFTRSALPMTLLRDRLTKDLRAKRLVCFIDTCHSAGLAGDPQAGGFGMRDFGLNLINQDFESLLYGAQGIAVLTSSDIDEKSYESQVWDGHGVFTYFLLKGLKGAADVDRDNLVTAGEIFEYVRGEVPKAVESHIQLLRQKGITAELTGQHPRAAVGNNDGLQLAIVK; encoded by the coding sequence ATGCGCACCCACACCAGACTGTTGATTGCCATTGTGAGTTTACTGCTGGTTGTTCCGTTCGCGGTGGCTTCGATACGACCAGGGGAAATTCAGGAACTGCCGTTTCTGGTGATGTTTCCCGAACTGAACACCACCCAGTTTGTGCCACCACAAATCCCGATTCCGCATACCCGGTTGACCCGACTTGAAGTGCTAATTCCAAAACCGCTGGCGGACCAGGTGACCTATGGTGGCATTTTCCTGTCAATCAATGGGCAGGCAGCCAATCGGATTCTGGATAAGGTCAACACGCCAGCGGGCAAACTGATGAAGATTGACTTGCGGCGATTGCCAGGGTTTTTGTTGCGTGAAGGGAAAAATTCAATCGAAGTGCTGGCCGAGCTGGCCGATGGGCGCGAAGTGTATAACGCCTGTGTCATTTCGACGCCCTATGGCCTGTCGGGGGTGGGAATACCAAAGCCAGGCAGCTCCGTCGTGCAGTTTACTGGTCAAAAATATGCGCTGGTGATTGGGATTTCGCGCTATCTCCATGGCAATTCGCTCAAATTTGCTGATGCCGATGCACGGGCGTTTCGTGACTTTCTGCTGAGTCGCCAGGGAGGAAGTTTCCGACCGGAAAATATTCTGTTGATTGAAAATGAATCAGCCACGTTAGGCGGTATCCAGCAAGCACTTGAAACCGTGGTCAAGCAGGTGACTTCAGATGATTTACTGGTATTTTTTCTGGCTGGACATGGCGGCCCCGATCCTGGAAGCCGCAAAACCCGCTACTTTATGACCTATGACACCGGGCAGGATTTTACCCGGTCGGCGCTCCCGATGACGTTGCTCCGTGACCGCTTGACCAAGGATCTGCGGGCGAAACGGCTGGTTTGTTTCATTGATACCTGTCACAGCGCCGGTTTGGCTGGCGATCCACAGGCAGGTGGCTTTGGTATGCGGGATTTCGGGTTGAATTTGATCAACCAGGATTTTGAAAGCCTGCTTTATGGGGCGCAAGGAATTGCGGTGTTGACCTCAAGCGACATTGACGAAAAGTCATATGAAAGCCAGGTTTGGGACGGGCATGGTGTCTTTACTTATTTTCTGTTGAAAGGGCTCAAAGGAGCAGCGGATGTGGATCGGGATAACCTGGTCACCGCTGGTGAAATTTTTGAGTACGTCCGGGGTGAAGTTCCAAAAGCGGTTGAGAGTCACATTCAGTTGCTCCGACAAAAAGGCATTACGGCTGAACTCACCGGGCAGCATCCACGGGCGGCTGTCGGAAATAACGACGGACTGCAACTGGCAATTGTGAAGTAG
- a CDS encoding M48 family metalloprotease → MGHIHLPHRFEEPGYKETLLLRGIIELLILLLAAGLIVLSLEIKATSAPYPQDDKTKKEQKKLREYSKDIKEVLELKDYGLKKLQGKEDADMDFKSDVVRAYNDMRRTHQLQAFRVNTRPPLRVMGDLEGEGGNFAARSSGAEASSGGMDALYDNPMLQDYVSRIGHRLVPANSRKLYAFKILQDPLPRADSLSTGTIYLSTGLLGMLDNEAQLAYILSHEIAHVEMDHWFYQSMLPIALAEKNEDKEKKRQRIGALMALGGLALGAKSDGLQGAYQGASLGYGLGHLIGDLAIRDVRITEWNIADEDDADRFAFQNCLANGFDVQEVPKLFVNLYNAVLADQRVGLGFMSSLQHVYERNEGVKLLLKENENTIRQLSSQGKLIGSHSEFEVLMAELKRDNGVVAFYYDMFDMTRKNLEWSLRIRSDDAKAHYYLGRVLKLTSRTPEERERARREFATALKLDETRGSMPGIRLQQALSLLDTSDPTKFPEAVGYIKEYVRLYKLNNGGSVPPNMDILYDYMSQAGETAWFVPPTSNVTAQEVFPVVMKSSPVTTPPANQPPPNTQVQKNPGKKN, encoded by the coding sequence ATGGGACACATACATCTTCCCCATCGCTTTGAAGAACCTGGATATAAAGAAACGCTGTTGCTGCGTGGCATTATTGAGTTGTTGATTCTGCTCCTGGCCGCCGGTTTGATTGTGCTGTCGCTGGAGATTAAAGCTACTTCAGCACCATATCCGCAGGATGACAAAACCAAAAAGGAGCAAAAGAAACTTCGCGAATACAGCAAGGACATCAAGGAAGTTCTGGAGTTAAAGGACTATGGCCTCAAAAAACTCCAGGGCAAAGAGGATGCGGACATGGATTTTAAATCTGACGTGGTGCGGGCCTATAACGATATGCGGCGCACCCATCAGCTTCAGGCATTTCGGGTCAATACCCGTCCACCACTTCGCGTGATGGGCGACCTGGAAGGCGAAGGAGGCAACTTTGCCGCCCGTTCCAGTGGTGCTGAGGCTTCTTCGGGCGGGATGGATGCCTTATATGACAACCCGATGCTGCAGGACTATGTTAGTCGAATTGGTCATCGGTTGGTACCGGCAAATTCCCGAAAGCTCTATGCCTTTAAGATTCTACAAGATCCGCTCCCACGAGCTGACTCGCTCTCAACTGGGACGATCTACCTTTCAACCGGATTGCTCGGGATGCTCGATAACGAAGCCCAACTGGCCTACATCCTGAGCCACGAAATTGCCCACGTTGAAATGGATCACTGGTTTTATCAATCCATGCTGCCGATTGCCCTGGCCGAAAAAAATGAAGATAAGGAAAAGAAACGGCAGCGAATTGGCGCTTTGATGGCGCTGGGTGGACTGGCGCTGGGTGCGAAATCAGACGGGTTGCAAGGTGCCTATCAAGGGGCCTCGCTCGGCTACGGATTGGGCCATTTGATCGGCGACCTGGCCATTCGGGATGTGCGAATTACCGAATGGAACATTGCCGACGAAGATGACGCCGACCGGTTTGCTTTTCAAAACTGTCTGGCTAATGGGTTTGACGTGCAGGAAGTCCCGAAACTCTTTGTCAATTTGTACAATGCCGTGCTGGCTGACCAACGAGTCGGGCTTGGGTTTATGTCTTCGTTGCAGCACGTGTATGAACGCAATGAAGGTGTCAAACTGCTGCTCAAGGAAAACGAAAATACGATCCGACAACTTTCCAGCCAGGGGAAATTGATTGGCAGCCATTCTGAATTTGAAGTGTTAATGGCTGAATTGAAACGAGATAATGGTGTGGTGGCTTTCTACTACGACATGTTTGATATGACTCGCAAAAACCTTGAGTGGTCGTTGCGAATCCGGTCTGACGATGCCAAAGCGCACTATTACCTTGGACGGGTGCTGAAATTAACCAGTCGCACACCAGAGGAACGAGAACGCGCCCGGCGCGAATTTGCCACCGCGCTCAAGCTGGACGAAACACGTGGGTCAATGCCTGGAATTCGGCTGCAACAGGCGTTGAGTTTGCTCGATACCAGTGACCCAACGAAGTTTCCGGAAGCCGTTGGCTACATCAAAGAATATGTCCGGCTCTATAAGCTCAACAATGGCGGCAGTGTTCCACCAAATATGGACATTTTGTATGACTACATGAGTCAAGCCGGAGAAACGGCCTGGTTTGTCCCGCCAACTAGCAATGTCACGGCTCAGGAGGTTTTTCCCGTGGTGATGAAATCCAGCCCGGTGACGACTCCGCCTGCCAACCAGCCGCCGCCAAACACACAGGTTCAAAAGAACCCAGGGAAGAAAAATTAG
- a CDS encoding M20/M25/M40 family metallo-hydrolase has product MRIVAVVCCFFWLGAWSPLLAQSPLASNEIEKNYREAAAKIIGTAMVDHGDFAKLEYLTDRIGNRLSGSPQLDLAIQWAVAAMQADKLDRVQAEPAKVPHWVRGNESCQLLTPKKQKLTMLGLGNSVGTPREGITAEVVAVRDFEELKALGDAVKGKIVLYSYAMRKDLAPDTAYGDAVEYRGQGPTAAAQQGAVAVLIRSVTTRSLSTAHTGSTHYAAEFPAIPAAALSPEDADLLTRLCAVGQKPTVTLMMEAHMLPEVESANVIGEIRGREKPDEIVLMSGHLDSWDVGSGANDDGAGCVMAMEAARILKKLNLRPRRTIRVVLFTNEENGLGGARAYADAHKAEFEKHIAAIECDSGAGRTAGFSFTGKGRSLATVEQIAVLLKSIDAQRIRHEDRTGADISVLTAAGVPSFGMDSDQTHYFDFHHTHADTLDKINPNDLAQNTAALAVLAFILADLPEPLARD; this is encoded by the coding sequence ATGCGAATTGTTGCTGTTGTATGTTGCTTTTTTTGGCTTGGTGCCTGGTCGCCGTTGCTGGCTCAAAGTCCCCTGGCATCTAACGAAATAGAAAAAAACTATCGAGAAGCCGCCGCCAAAATCATTGGAACCGCTATGGTTGACCACGGTGATTTTGCCAAGCTGGAATATTTAACCGACCGCATTGGCAACCGACTGAGCGGCAGTCCACAGCTTGACCTGGCTATTCAATGGGCCGTTGCTGCCATGCAGGCAGACAAGCTGGATCGGGTCCAGGCTGAACCTGCAAAAGTGCCCCATTGGGTGCGTGGGAATGAAAGTTGTCAGCTTCTCACCCCAAAAAAGCAGAAACTGACCATGTTGGGGTTGGGAAACTCGGTAGGAACGCCTCGTGAAGGCATTACGGCGGAAGTTGTGGCGGTCCGTGACTTTGAAGAATTGAAGGCCCTCGGAGACGCCGTCAAAGGGAAAATCGTGTTGTACAGCTATGCCATGCGAAAAGACCTGGCACCGGACACTGCCTACGGTGATGCCGTAGAATATCGCGGCCAGGGACCAACCGCTGCGGCACAGCAAGGGGCGGTTGCTGTTTTGATTCGTTCCGTCACAACCCGAAGCCTCAGCACTGCCCACACTGGTTCCACTCATTATGCTGCTGAATTTCCAGCCATTCCAGCGGCGGCTTTGTCACCTGAAGATGCCGATTTGTTGACCCGTCTTTGTGCCGTCGGGCAGAAACCAACCGTGACCTTGATGATGGAAGCTCATATGCTCCCCGAGGTTGAATCAGCCAATGTGATTGGGGAAATTCGCGGGCGGGAAAAACCAGATGAAATTGTGCTTATGAGCGGCCACCTTGATTCGTGGGATGTCGGTAGTGGCGCCAATGACGACGGGGCCGGATGCGTGATGGCCATGGAAGCTGCCCGTATTTTGAAGAAACTAAATCTCCGACCCCGGCGAACCATACGGGTGGTACTCTTTACCAATGAAGAGAATGGACTTGGAGGGGCACGAGCTTATGCTGATGCCCATAAAGCAGAGTTTGAAAAGCACATTGCTGCTATCGAATGTGATTCCGGCGCCGGGCGGACAGCCGGCTTTTCATTTACCGGAAAAGGTCGGAGTCTGGCGACTGTAGAACAGATCGCCGTACTTCTCAAAAGCATTGACGCCCAGCGGATTCGCCATGAGGATCGGACTGGGGCTGATATTTCGGTGTTGACTGCCGCCGGAGTTCCCAGCTTTGGAATGGATTCTGACCAGACGCATTATTTTGATTTTCACCACACCCATGCTGACACGCTGGACAAGATCAATCCAAATGATTTGGCTCAAAACACAGCGGCACTGGCCGTACTGGCCTTTATTCTGGCTGATTTACCTGAACCGTTAGCTCGGGACTAA
- a CDS encoding AAA family ATPase, with amino-acid sequence MNTNELEKTTQQAAGSLRAAVTQASQGLIERESLVETIVLAAVAGEHVLVIGPPGTAKSEAVRRVAQALGGQYFEYLLGRFTEPSEIFGPIDLQKLKSGVVEIETAGMLPEAEIAFLDEIFLGSTAILNTLLNLLNERVFRRGHTRMAVPLRICVGASNRLPDDDSLAAFADRFLIHTFVEPIPDPRLEELLEGGWSLAGQSAFQSPGQSASVADLDLLAIAARKCEMGTVRGILAHAIRRLRQAGVLLSDRRVVKAQRLVAAAAVLAGRNQPAESDVWPIVLTVPTLEQQAVARESLRDLLQHTQNQALSSLAEETSQGPLARATRIARAAEHLLTIKPTTPEALTEWKLKLEGIAREIDACFLPEKLPSELVEFRQKIVLEMMPKTSG; translated from the coding sequence ATGAACACCAACGAACTTGAAAAAACAACGCAACAGGCAGCCGGATCGCTTCGAGCGGCTGTCACTCAAGCCAGCCAGGGTTTGATCGAACGTGAATCCCTGGTGGAGACGATTGTTCTGGCGGCAGTGGCTGGCGAACATGTCCTTGTCATCGGTCCACCTGGAACCGCGAAAAGTGAGGCTGTCCGTCGGGTTGCTCAAGCATTGGGCGGTCAGTACTTTGAATACCTGCTAGGACGATTTACAGAACCCAGTGAAATTTTTGGCCCCATTGACCTCCAAAAACTGAAATCCGGTGTGGTCGAAATCGAAACTGCGGGCATGCTGCCCGAAGCTGAAATTGCATTTCTGGATGAGATTTTCCTTGGGTCAACGGCTATTTTAAATACACTTTTAAATTTGTTGAACGAACGGGTCTTTCGACGTGGACACACCCGAATGGCGGTTCCGCTCCGAATCTGTGTCGGCGCATCCAACCGATTGCCGGATGATGATTCGCTGGCAGCTTTTGCTGACCGGTTTTTGATTCACACGTTTGTGGAACCAATCCCTGACCCACGGCTTGAAGAATTACTCGAAGGCGGCTGGTCACTGGCCGGCCAGTCAGCCTTCCAGTCTCCTGGCCAGTCGGCATCGGTGGCAGACCTTGACTTACTGGCAATAGCAGCCCGGAAGTGTGAGATGGGAACAGTTCGGGGAATTCTGGCCCACGCCATTCGGCGGCTTCGACAGGCTGGGGTGCTCTTGTCTGATCGTCGGGTTGTCAAAGCACAGCGGCTGGTGGCTGCCGCCGCGGTGCTCGCTGGTCGAAATCAACCAGCGGAAAGCGATGTCTGGCCAATTGTGCTGACCGTGCCAACGCTTGAACAACAGGCCGTCGCCCGCGAATCGCTCCGCGATCTGCTTCAACACACCCAAAATCAGGCACTGTCATCGCTGGCTGAAGAAACCTCCCAGGGACCATTGGCCAGAGCCACGCGGATTGCCCGTGCGGCAGAACACCTGCTCACCATAAAACCCACCACTCCTGAAGCACTCACCGAATGGAAATTAAAACTCGAAGGAATTGCCCGTGAAATAGATGCCTGTTTTCTCCCAGAAAAACTCCCATCAGAACTGGTTGAATTTCGTCAGAAAATTGTACTTGAAATGATGCCGAAAACGTCGGGCTGA
- the arfB gene encoding aminoacyl-tRNA hydrolase: MAEPLEINQFITIPTENLTWKAVRSSGPGGQHVNTTATCVELRFDLAGCAVLGTGVKERLSALAGSRLVGGDTVLITSQLSRDQARNLDDAREKLRKLILHALEPPRPRRPTAPTRASQERRISEKTRRGQTKRIRTGKPDFD; this comes from the coding sequence ATGGCGGAACCTCTCGAAATCAACCAATTCATCACGATTCCAACCGAAAACCTGACCTGGAAAGCCGTTCGGTCGTCAGGTCCAGGGGGTCAACACGTCAATACCACCGCGACCTGCGTTGAACTCCGATTCGATCTGGCCGGCTGTGCCGTGCTGGGCACCGGCGTCAAAGAACGCCTGTCCGCCCTCGCTGGGTCGCGACTGGTGGGAGGCGATACCGTGCTCATCACCAGCCAGTTGTCCCGCGATCAGGCCCGCAATCTCGACGACGCCCGCGAAAAACTCCGGAAACTGATCCTGCATGCACTCGAACCGCCCAGGCCACGCCGACCCACCGCCCCGACCAGAGCGAGTCAGGAACGGCGAATCTCGGAAAAAACCAGGCGCGGCCAGACCAAGCGAATTCGCACTGGAAAACCGGATTTCGATTGA
- a CDS encoding nuclease A inhibitor family protein → MEQNTNQPSLLQELQQASEGLLFMSENDYPLTAFVWEKAADGFNTDVLLAKSGHPAGTLVETRTVDNFFRNAIRDDLYGEEAAARFRQVLELLKTRLTDIQVYRLGEISIDVFVVGKTSTGDLAGYSTRVIET, encoded by the coding sequence ATGGAACAGAATACAAACCAGCCTTCACTGCTTCAGGAATTGCAGCAAGCCTCAGAGGGTTTGCTGTTTATGAGTGAAAATGACTACCCCTTAACAGCTTTTGTGTGGGAAAAAGCGGCGGATGGTTTTAATACTGACGTGTTGTTAGCCAAATCCGGGCATCCAGCCGGAACGCTGGTTGAGACCCGGACAGTTGATAATTTCTTCCGCAACGCCATCCGCGATGATTTGTATGGAGAAGAAGCCGCTGCCCGATTTCGTCAGGTGCTTGAATTACTCAAGACACGCTTGACGGATATTCAGGTGTATCGCCTGGGAGAGATCAGCATTGACGTCTTTGTGGTCGGAAAAACCTCAACTGGCGACCTGGCCGGCTATAGCACTCGCGTGATCGAAACCTAA